The Bacteroidales bacterium genome contains a region encoding:
- a CDS encoding amylo-alpha-1,6-glucosidase, protein MQKVLNTTKYLLDFTMSYIKFTKEELVNLNYSLKREFIRSNRAGAFAMSTIIGCNTRKYHGLLIVPQPGLDGENHVLLSSFDETIIQQNEEFQLGIHRYPNGVSNPKGHKYITSLEMEPMPKFTYKVGGVTLSKEMLFCIESARFLIKYTLEDAHYPTLLRFKPFLAFRNMHTLTKANVDADTNYKSINNGIKIKMYPGYTSLFLQFSKKTSYTHVPHWYYNIEYLEELERGYEYLEDLFVPGFFETSLKKGESIIFSAGTEEIDTELLKRKYSSEIKKRIPRDNYKNCLINSALQFFVHKNKKVEIIAGYPWFGRWGRDTFIALPGLTLAVNEPEKCKAVIDTMVAELKGTLFPNMGNGNDTAYNSVDAPLWFFWALQQYAIYTCSQDKIWKEYGKKMKMILNGYRNGCEFNIKMQENGLVYAGEPGRALTWMDAVVHGKPVTPRTGFDVEINALWFNAIMFSLEVARLAGDNDFVDEWSEISCKIPAAYKETFWNKDKGYLCDYVDGDYKDWSVRPNQIFAASLPYSPLSEQIRKLILDITEKELLTRRGLRTLSPKSPEYKGSYKGDIIERDSSYHQGTVWPWLLGHYAEAYLKIHGKSGLAHIKQLYDSFEPVMTEHGIGSISEVYDGDPPYMPGGAPSQAWSVAELLRMGYLIDKYYNEE, encoded by the coding sequence TTGCAAAAAGTATTAAATACAACAAAATATTTACTTGATTTTACGATGAGTTATATTAAATTCACCAAAGAGGAACTAGTTAACCTGAATTATTCGTTAAAAAGAGAGTTTATACGTTCAAATAGGGCAGGGGCTTTTGCCATGTCAACCATCATAGGTTGCAATACCCGCAAGTATCATGGACTGCTGATAGTGCCTCAGCCCGGCCTTGATGGAGAGAACCATGTGCTATTATCAAGTTTTGACGAAACAATAATCCAGCAGAATGAAGAATTTCAATTGGGCATACATCGCTATCCCAATGGAGTTAGCAACCCCAAGGGGCATAAATATATCACCAGCCTTGAAATGGAACCTATGCCTAAGTTTACCTATAAAGTGGGAGGTGTGACACTTTCTAAAGAAATGTTATTCTGTATCGAAAGTGCTCGTTTCCTGATTAAATATACTCTTGAAGATGCACATTACCCTACACTTTTAAGGTTCAAACCTTTCCTTGCTTTTCGTAATATGCATACATTAACAAAAGCAAATGTTGATGCAGATACAAATTATAAAAGTATAAACAACGGCATCAAGATAAAAATGTATCCCGGTTATACATCGTTGTTTCTGCAATTTTCAAAAAAAACCAGCTATACACACGTACCTCATTGGTACTATAATATTGAATATTTGGAGGAGTTGGAAAGAGGATACGAATATTTAGAAGACCTGTTTGTTCCGGGCTTCTTTGAAACATCATTGAAAAAAGGCGAGAGCATTATTTTTTCTGCAGGCACAGAGGAAATAGATACCGAATTGTTAAAACGAAAATATTCCTCAGAAATTAAAAAAAGAATACCTCGCGATAATTACAAAAACTGCCTGATTAATTCTGCCCTGCAGTTTTTTGTCCATAAAAATAAAAAGGTGGAAATAATTGCTGGTTATCCCTGGTTTGGGCGCTGGGGGCGCGATACCTTCATCGCATTACCCGGACTGACTCTTGCTGTAAATGAACCTGAGAAATGCAAGGCCGTGATTGATACCATGGTGGCTGAACTAAAAGGTACACTCTTTCCCAATATGGGAAACGGCAACGATACTGCCTATAATTCTGTTGATGCTCCACTATGGTTTTTCTGGGCTTTACAGCAGTACGCTATTTACACCTGCAGCCAGGATAAAATATGGAAAGAATACGGAAAAAAAATGAAAATGATATTAAACGGCTATCGTAATGGGTGTGAGTTTAATATAAAGATGCAGGAAAACGGCCTGGTATATGCCGGCGAACCCGGAAGGGCGCTTACATGGATGGATGCCGTGGTGCACGGCAAACCTGTTACGCCGCGCACAGGGTTCGATGTGGAAATCAATGCGCTTTGGTTTAATGCGATTATGTTTTCTCTCGAAGTGGCGCGTCTTGCCGGAGATAATGATTTCGTTGATGAGTGGTCGGAAATATCTTGCAAAATACCGGCCGCATATAAAGAAACTTTCTGGAACAAAGACAAAGGATATCTTTGCGATTATGTGGATGGGGATTATAAAGACTGGTCGGTGAGGCCAAATCAGATTTTTGCAGCCTCATTGCCTTACAGTCCGCTAAGTGAACAAATACGTAAACTGATACTTGATATTACGGAAAAAGAATTACTCACAAGACGAGGTTTGCGCACACTATCTCCCAAATCACCTGAATACAAAGGTTCATATAAAGGCGACATCATTGAACGTGACAGTTCATACCATCAGGGAACAGTATGGCCATGGCTGTTGGGGCATTATGCCGAAGCTTATCTGAAAATACATGGTAAAAGCGGCCTGGCTCATATAAAACAACTTTACGATAGTTTTGAACCCGTGATGACTGAACATGGTATTGGCTCTATCTCTGAAGTGTATGATGGCGACCCACCCTATATGCCCGGAGGTGCCCCATCGCAAGCATGGAGTGTAGCCGAACTTTTAAGAATGGGTTATCTGATTGATAAATATTATAATGAAGAATGA
- a CDS encoding glycosyltransferase family 39 protein — translation MIFDKTKISTIVQIIFLLALIYLVVFVKLGAFHMRLWDESMFAVNTYEMIHNGNYFANYFEGHPDICNTKPVLTLWAQIVFVKLFGYNELALRLPSAIAAALTILLVFVFLYRNYSTYWAWAAVLILLTSQGFIGFHTARTAEADSLLTFFLLFSNDSLKAIVKNKYRYRIIDTYDNAELIEINHKADSTKDQE, via the coding sequence ATGATTTTTGATAAGACAAAGATTAGTACCATCGTTCAGATTATATTTCTGTTGGCGCTGATATACCTTGTTGTGTTTGTGAAGCTTGGAGCTTTCCACATGCGCTTATGGGACGAATCAATGTTTGCTGTAAACACGTATGAAATGATTCATAACGGCAATTATTTCGCAAACTACTTTGAAGGCCACCCCGATATCTGCAATACAAAACCTGTTTTGACCCTCTGGGCGCAAATTGTCTTTGTAAAATTGTTTGGATATAATGAATTGGCTCTGCGTTTGCCTTCTGCCATAGCCGCAGCGCTGACCATATTGTTAGTATTTGTTTTTCTTTACAGGAATTACAGTACTTACTGGGCCTGGGCCGCTGTGCTTATTTTACTTACCTCGCAGGGTTTTATAGGATTTCATACAGCACGAACCGCCGAGGCCGACTCTTTACTGACATTTTTTCTGTTGTTTTCCAACGACAGCTTAAAAGCTATTGTTAAAAACAAATATCGGTATCGTATCATTGATACGTATGATAATGCCGAACTTATTGAAATAAACCATAAGGCGGATAGCACCAAAGACCAGGAGTAG
- a CDS encoding class I SAM-dependent methyltransferase, producing MPENSTHNSICFFCHSVNNDFLFNTEDIFGYTYQLRRCRDCGCVFLSPPPSEVALDKAYDYSYYGSAKHKFGVSMVVKAVDFFRKKRAVKVSRMMEENQRILDVGCARGDFLRYLSAKGNFELYGVERTKNGAFIKTQDTHIKIQTAPLHNNDFQTNFFDVVTMFHVFEHLENPFEMLKVIADILKPGGKFVVSFPNIASWQAQWFKGKWFHLDPPRHLCFIEPRRFVYVMNSLSFELHSRTYFSMEQNPFGYIQSLLNVFCKKREVLYERIKGNTHYAGEYGKVNVFFQKLLALLLLPFAVFLSLCESIAGKGGTLRFVFINKKS from the coding sequence ATGCCAGAAAATAGTACGCATAATTCCATATGCTTTTTTTGCCACTCAGTAAATAACGATTTTTTATTTAATACGGAAGATATTTTCGGGTATACATACCAGCTGAGAAGATGCAGAGATTGTGGCTGTGTGTTTCTATCGCCGCCTCCTTCTGAAGTGGCGCTTGACAAAGCTTACGACTATTCGTATTATGGCAGTGCAAAACATAAATTCGGTGTGAGCATGGTGGTGAAAGCTGTTGATTTTTTTAGAAAAAAACGAGCTGTTAAAGTTTCCCGTATGATGGAAGAAAATCAGAGAATACTTGATGTGGGTTGTGCCAGAGGTGATTTTCTCAGGTATTTATCTGCCAAAGGAAATTTTGAACTTTATGGTGTGGAACGTACAAAAAACGGTGCATTTATCAAAACTCAGGATACTCATATTAAAATTCAAACTGCACCTCTTCATAATAATGATTTTCAAACAAACTTTTTCGATGTAGTTACCATGTTTCATGTATTTGAACATCTTGAAAACCCTTTTGAGATGCTGAAAGTTATTGCTGATATTTTAAAACCGGGCGGAAAATTTGTAGTGTCATTTCCGAACATTGCCAGCTGGCAGGCGCAATGGTTTAAAGGAAAGTGGTTTCATCTTGACCCGCCAAGGCACCTTTGTTTTATTGAACCTCGCCGTTTTGTTTATGTCATGAATTCATTGTCTTTTGAGCTTCACTCCCGCACATATTTTTCTATGGAACAAAACCCATTTGGTTATATACAAAGCCTGTTGAATGTTTTTTGTAAAAAAAGAGAAGTGTTGTATGAACGCATAAAAGGAAATACTCATTATGCCGGTGAATATGGCAAAGTAAATGTTTTTTTTCAAAAGCTACTGGCACTGCTCTTACTGCCTTTTGCTGTTTTTCTGAGTCTTTGTGAAAGCATTGCAGGGAAAGGCGGAACATTAAGATTTGTTTTTATAAATAAGAAATCATGA
- a CDS encoding rhomboid family intramembrane serine protease has protein sequence MILIIIAITSVVSIIAMQNHEWFYRLRFNPYLALTSKQWYRFITYGLIHAGWMHLLINMFVLYSFGDVVLQYYVYLFEAKGYYYFALLYVGAIMISVLPSFGKHKNNPYYNAVGASGAVSAVVFASILFAPMGKIYLFFIPFGIPAFIFGVLYLIYSAVMAKRGKDNIGHDAHFWGAVFGIIFTIILKPAIALYFFDQVKTFFGM, from the coding sequence ATGATACTGATAATTATTGCCATAACGTCTGTTGTTTCAATTATTGCCATGCAAAACCATGAATGGTTTTACCGACTGCGTTTTAATCCCTATCTTGCTCTGACCTCAAAGCAATGGTACCGTTTTATAACTTATGGCCTGATACATGCCGGATGGATGCACCTATTAATAAATATGTTCGTACTTTATTCCTTTGGTGATGTGGTATTGCAGTATTATGTTTATCTTTTTGAAGCTAAGGGCTATTATTATTTTGCTTTATTATATGTTGGAGCAATAATGATTTCTGTGCTACCATCTTTTGGTAAACACAAAAACAATCCCTATTATAATGCTGTGGGTGCTTCAGGGGCAGTATCAGCCGTAGTATTTGCCAGCATACTTTTCGCACCTATGGGAAAAATATACTTGTTTTTCATTCCCTTTGGCATTCCGGCTTTCATTTTCGGTGTCTTATATCTTATTTATTCTGCTGTAATGGCAAAACGAGGAAAAGATAATATTGGCCACGATGCTCATTTCTGGGGTGCAGTGTTCGGGATAATATTTACAATAATATTAAAACCCGCTATTGCTTTGTATTTTTTTGACCAGGTGAAAACTTTTTTTGGAATGTAA
- a CDS encoding glycoside hydrolase family 57 protein, whose protein sequence is MRSICFYFQVHQPFRLKTYRFFEIGNDHFYFDDYRNKYILGRIAEKCYLPMNYLLLELIREYGSAFKISFSLSGTVLDQFERFAPQVLESFIKLAETGSAEFLAETYSHSLSAMRSEPEFKRQVDAQKEKIKYYFKQDSSTFRNTELIYSDEIGEMVARMGFNTMLTEGARHILSWKSPNYMYCNAINPKLKVLLKNFRLSDDIAFRFSQQSWDGWPLTAEKFVGWLNDINPSEETVNLFMDYETFGEHQWKETGIFDFMKALPQFVFSKSKFTFNTPSELSHLLQPKAAVNVPHPISWADEERDLTAWLGNELQRDAFHKLYDLEEKVKNSPDEKIQLDWKYLQTSDHFYYMCTKWFSDGDVHKYFNPYNSPYEAYINYMNVLSDFIIRLQDMHPVNYVEKTDNKTEDVSVSVKKEKKTRQVKKSVKTTIPTKSANLQGIKDVLTLNKTSLRKLLKDTDVTLIYQALTGADKKVKKYMLINLGKLQLREYNQLAYGNANVSPDETSKAQKKLAAKIKKVK, encoded by the coding sequence ATGAGGTCCATTTGTTTTTATTTTCAGGTACATCAGCCGTTTCGATTAAAGACATACCGTTTTTTCGAAATAGGCAATGACCACTTTTATTTTGATGATTACCGAAACAAATACATCCTGGGAAGAATAGCAGAAAAATGTTACCTCCCGATGAATTATTTGTTGCTGGAACTTATCCGTGAATACGGCTCCGCCTTTAAGATTAGCTTTTCATTATCCGGAACGGTTCTCGACCAGTTTGAACGTTTTGCGCCCCAGGTGCTTGAAAGTTTTATTAAGTTGGCTGAAACGGGAAGTGCGGAATTTCTTGCAGAAACATATTCCCATTCGTTATCAGCAATGAGAAGTGAACCCGAATTTAAAAGGCAGGTTGATGCACAGAAAGAAAAAATCAAATACTACTTTAAACAGGACTCATCTACTTTTAGAAATACAGAGCTTATTTATTCGGATGAAATCGGTGAAATGGTTGCCAGAATGGGATTCAACACCATGCTTACCGAAGGCGCCAGGCATATACTTTCGTGGAAAAGCCCTAACTACATGTATTGCAATGCCATAAACCCCAAACTGAAAGTGTTGCTGAAGAATTTTCGCCTTAGCGATGACATAGCTTTCAGGTTTTCACAGCAAAGCTGGGACGGATGGCCATTGACTGCAGAGAAATTTGTAGGATGGCTTAATGATATTAATCCCTCAGAAGAAACAGTTAATTTATTTATGGACTACGAAACTTTTGGAGAACACCAGTGGAAAGAAACAGGCATCTTTGATTTTATGAAAGCCTTACCGCAATTTGTGTTTTCAAAATCAAAGTTTACTTTCAACACTCCTTCCGAATTGTCGCACCTGCTTCAGCCAAAGGCTGCAGTGAATGTTCCACATCCCATTTCCTGGGCAGACGAGGAGCGAGACCTTACTGCATGGCTCGGAAACGAACTGCAGAGAGACGCTTTTCACAAATTGTACGACCTGGAAGAAAAAGTGAAAAACAGCCCGGATGAGAAAATCCAGCTTGACTGGAAATACCTGCAGACCAGCGACCATTTTTATTATATGTGCACCAAATGGTTTTCAGATGGTGATGTGCATAAATATTTCAACCCATACAATTCACCTTACGAAGCTTACATTAATTACATGAATGTGTTGAGCGATTTTATCATACGCCTTCAGGATATGCACCCTGTGAATTATGTTGAAAAAACTGATAATAAAACCGAAGATGTAAGTGTGTCCGTCAAAAAAGAGAAAAAAACCAGGCAGGTGAAAAAATCGGTTAAAACAACAATACCTACAAAATCTGCCAATTTACAAGGGATAAAAGATGTGCTCACCCTGAATAAAACATCTTTAAGGAAGCTGCTGAAAGATACAGATGTTACATTAATTTATCAGGCACTTACAGGCGCCGACAAAAAAGTGAAGAAATACATGTTGATAAATCTTGGGAAACTTCAACTCAGGGAATACAACCAACTGGCATACGGAAATGCCAACGTGAGCCCGGATGAAACTTCAAAAGCGCAAAAAAAGCTGGCCGCAAAGATTAAAAAGGTTAAATAA
- a CDS encoding glycosyltransferase family 2 protein, with product MLQGKKVVVVMPAYNAEKTLESTYNEIPFDIVDDVIVVDDASRDRTVEKALELGIKHVIRHEKNKGYGANQKSCYDYALKLNADIVVMLHPDYQYTPKLLPSMVYVIANGLFDVVLGSRILGRGALRGGMPLYKYIFNRLLSLFQNLMMGQKLSEYHTGYRAFSKQLLQKLNYQQYSDNFVFDNQMLAQISYEGYEIAEITCPTKYFTDASSINFSRSVLYGIGVLKTSLKYRLQKMHISKYKIFDKPEDARK from the coding sequence ATGTTACAAGGGAAAAAAGTAGTGGTGGTGATGCCGGCATATAATGCCGAAAAAACACTCGAAAGCACATACAATGAAATACCTTTCGATATCGTTGACGATGTCATAGTGGTTGACGACGCCAGCCGGGACCGCACCGTTGAAAAAGCCCTTGAATTGGGAATAAAACATGTTATCAGGCATGAAAAAAATAAAGGTTATGGCGCAAACCAGAAAAGTTGCTATGATTATGCATTAAAACTGAATGCAGATATTGTGGTCATGCTGCATCCGGATTATCAATACACTCCCAAACTGCTGCCGTCTATGGTTTATGTAATTGCCAACGGTCTGTTCGATGTGGTTCTTGGCTCACGGATACTGGGAAGAGGCGCATTACGGGGCGGCATGCCCTTGTATAAATATATTTTCAACAGGTTATTGTCATTGTTTCAAAACCTGATGATGGGGCAGAAACTCTCAGAATACCATACCGGCTACAGGGCCTTTTCTAAACAATTGTTACAGAAATTAAACTATCAACAGTATTCTGATAATTTTGTTTTCGATAACCAGATGCTGGCGCAGATATCCTATGAAGGTTACGAAATCGCTGAAATAACATGCCCGACAAAATATTTTACTGATGCTTCATCAATTAATTTTAGCAGGAGTGTATTGTATGGCATTGGAGTTTTGAAAACATCCCTGAAATACAGGCTGCAGAAGATGCATATATCGAAGTACAAAATTTTTGATAAGCCCGAAGATGCCAGAAAATAG
- the sucD gene encoding succinate--CoA ligase subunit alpha has protein sequence MSILVNKFSKVVVQGFTGSEGTYHATKMIEYGTQVVGGVTPGKGGQKHLGLPVFNTVSEAVEKAGANVSLIFVPPAFAADAIMEAADAGIGVIVCITEGIPVQDMVRVKHYLSDKPCRLIGPNCPGIITPGEAKIGIMPGFIHKAGCVGIVSRSGTLTYEAVDQITKCGLGQSTAIGIGGDPIIGTTTLDAVKLFMEDDNTKGIVIIGEIGGSMEADAAAWIKKHGTKPVVSFIAGATAPKGRTMGHAGAIIGGKEDTAETKKALLRDAGVYVVDSPADIGAKMAEVIR, from the coding sequence ATGAGTATTCTGGTAAATAAATTTTCGAAAGTAGTGGTGCAGGGTTTTACTGGCAGTGAAGGCACATACCATGCAACAAAGATGATAGAATACGGCACTCAGGTTGTCGGCGGTGTAACGCCCGGAAAGGGAGGACAGAAACACCTTGGCTTGCCTGTTTTTAATACGGTTTCTGAAGCTGTTGAAAAAGCCGGAGCAAATGTTTCGCTTATTTTTGTTCCCCCTGCTTTTGCTGCCGATGCTATTATGGAAGCTGCCGATGCAGGGATTGGGGTAATCGTATGTATTACAGAGGGCATACCCGTTCAGGATATGGTAAGGGTGAAACATTATTTATCAGATAAACCTTGTCGGCTGATAGGGCCAAACTGTCCGGGGATAATCACACCCGGTGAAGCCAAAATAGGCATCATGCCAGGCTTCATTCACAAAGCAGGATGTGTGGGCATAGTCTCACGCTCAGGGACATTAACTTATGAAGCGGTTGACCAGATTACAAAATGTGGCCTGGGGCAATCCACGGCTATTGGTATCGGTGGCGACCCTATCATAGGCACAACCACGCTGGATGCTGTGAAGTTGTTTATGGAAGATGATAACACCAAAGGCATTGTTATCATTGGCGAGATTGGCGGCAGTATGGAAGCTGATGCCGCTGCATGGATAAAGAAACATGGAACAAAACCAGTGGTGAGTTTTATTGCCGGGGCAACAGCACCCAAGGGAAGAACCATGGGGCACGCAGGGGCTATCATAGGCGGAAAAGAAGATACCGCCGAAACTAAAAAAGCTTTATTGAGAGACGCAGGAGTTTATGTGGTGGATTCTCCTGCCGACATAGGTGCGAAAATGGCGGAAGTAATCAGATGA
- a CDS encoding glycosyltransferase family 4 protein: protein MKVLMFGWEFPPHITGGLGTACYGLTKGLLKHHVEVLFVVPKAYGDESQEAVRLINASDINIDFSSSIYQEYWKQLTYIEVGSNLIPYVGEDEFVRITFQNQLDKKTEEHSIFSKQYAFSGKYGKNLMEEVTRYALVASSIAASSQFDLIHAHDWLTYPAGMAAKKVSGKPLVVHMHATEFDRSGEHINQNVYDIERKGMEAADAVITVSNYTKDIVVNRYGINSDKVFTVHNAVEYYGDKTKSVERSVKEKVVTFLGRITFQKGPDYFVEAAKKVIDKDDNVRFVMAGSGDMFNRMIMRVAQLGISTKFHFTGFLKGDEVDKMFALSDVYVMPSVSEPFGISPLEAMRAEVPVVISKQSGVSEVLKYAIKIDFWDIDAMADAIYGLLHYDALSKVFAEKGREEVINLKWDNAAAKVKDIYNNMIIQK, encoded by the coding sequence ATGAAAGTATTAATGTTTGGCTGGGAGTTTCCGCCACATATCACAGGGGGCTTAGGTACAGCTTGCTATGGGTTAACAAAAGGCCTGCTGAAACATCATGTGGAAGTGCTTTTTGTCGTTCCAAAAGCATACGGGGATGAGAGTCAGGAAGCGGTAAGGCTGATTAACGCAAGTGATATAAATATTGATTTCTCCAGCAGCATATATCAGGAATACTGGAAACAGCTGACATATATTGAGGTAGGCTCTAATCTAATTCCTTATGTGGGAGAAGATGAGTTTGTAAGGATTACTTTCCAAAATCAATTGGATAAAAAAACAGAAGAACACAGTATATTTTCTAAGCAATATGCATTTTCAGGAAAGTATGGTAAAAATCTGATGGAAGAGGTAACACGTTATGCTCTGGTGGCATCATCCATAGCAGCTTCGAGTCAATTTGACCTTATCCACGCGCACGACTGGCTGACATATCCTGCAGGAATGGCGGCAAAGAAGGTTAGCGGAAAACCCTTGGTAGTGCACATGCACGCTACAGAATTTGACCGTTCAGGGGAGCATATCAATCAGAATGTTTACGACATCGAACGCAAAGGTATGGAAGCCGCCGATGCAGTGATTACAGTGAGCAATTATACAAAAGACATTGTGGTAAACAGATATGGCATTAACTCCGATAAAGTTTTTACCGTACATAATGCTGTTGAATATTATGGCGATAAAACAAAATCTGTTGAAAGAAGTGTCAAAGAAAAAGTGGTAACATTTTTAGGGCGTATCACCTTTCAGAAAGGCCCTGATTATTTTGTGGAAGCTGCAAAAAAAGTCATTGACAAGGATGATAATGTCCGCTTTGTGATGGCAGGCTCAGGCGATATGTTCAACCGCATGATAATGCGTGTGGCACAACTTGGCATATCTACAAAATTTCATTTTACGGGATTTTTAAAAGGTGATGAAGTGGATAAAATGTTTGCCCTTAGCGATGTGTATGTCATGCCTTCTGTTTCAGAACCTTTCGGTATTTCTCCTTTGGAGGCTATGCGGGCTGAAGTACCGGTTGTTATTTCAAAACAATCGGGCGTGTCTGAAGTGCTGAAATATGCCATCAAAATTGACTTCTGGGACATTGATGCTATGGCAGATGCTATCTATGGCTTGCTGCATTATGATGCTTTGTCAAAAGTATTCGCCGAAAAAGGAAGGGAAGAAGTTATTAACCTTAAATGGGACAATGCAGCAGCAAAGGTGAAGGATATTTACAATAACATGATTATTCAGAAATAA
- the mnmE gene encoding tRNA uridine-5-carboxymethylaminomethyl(34) synthesis GTPase MnmE, producing MSLSNIFKPDDTICAISTPAGTGAIALIRISGKDTYPVIKKIFRPYKKNALKCITPYSLVYGSIIFKKELIDHVLLSFFKTPHSYTGEDMAEINCHGSSYIQKRIMEVLLSSGLRHAGAGEFTLRAFFNKKLDLSQAEAIADLIAANSKNAHDLALNQMRGGFSDKISTLRKQLLDFSSLIELELDFGEEDVEFASRKELLKLVANIKHEVTHLKESFAQGNVLKHGIPVAIIGKPNVGKSTLLNALLNEEKALVSEIPGTTRDAIEDTMTVKGTTFRFIDTAGLRLSDDEVEQMGVERTYQKIEQAQIVLYVVDISETTFDEIKNDLDDFLQHIQNPAKKFVIVANKIDKLVKTPKKFSQFVELETVFVSAKRKQNISLIIDSLLKSVGEKQHTDQAVVSNIRHYEALSKTLDVVTNIEKALKDNLPSDMLTSDIRTALHYLGEITGEITTEDILGNIFEKFCIGK from the coding sequence ATGTCCCTGAGTAATATTTTTAAGCCCGACGATACTATTTGTGCCATTTCCACGCCTGCCGGCACTGGTGCAATAGCCCTGATCCGCATCAGTGGGAAAGACACTTATCCTGTAATTAAAAAAATTTTCAGACCCTATAAAAAAAATGCATTAAAATGCATTACACCATACTCACTTGTTTACGGAAGCATTATTTTTAAAAAAGAGCTTATCGACCATGTGCTGTTAAGTTTTTTTAAAACACCTCATTCATACACTGGTGAAGATATGGCTGAGATAAACTGTCACGGTTCATCTTATATCCAGAAGCGTATCATGGAGGTGTTGCTTTCGTCAGGGTTACGTCATGCCGGTGCAGGAGAATTTACCCTCAGAGCTTTCTTTAATAAAAAGCTTGACTTGTCGCAGGCCGAAGCCATAGCCGATTTGATAGCCGCCAACTCAAAAAATGCCCATGACCTGGCATTAAATCAGATGCGGGGCGGTTTTTCTGATAAAATCAGTACCCTACGAAAACAACTGCTGGACTTTTCATCGTTGATTGAACTGGAACTTGACTTTGGCGAAGAAGATGTGGAGTTTGCCAGTCGTAAAGAACTTTTAAAACTTGTTGCTAATATCAAACATGAAGTAACGCATCTTAAAGAATCATTTGCACAGGGGAATGTGCTTAAGCATGGTATCCCTGTGGCAATTATTGGCAAGCCCAATGTCGGCAAATCCACATTGCTGAATGCACTTCTGAATGAAGAAAAAGCTTTAGTATCAGAAATACCCGGCACCACACGAGATGCCATAGAGGATACCATGACAGTGAAAGGGACTACATTCCGTTTTATTGACACAGCGGGGTTAAGACTTTCAGATGATGAGGTAGAGCAGATGGGTGTGGAACGTACCTATCAAAAAATTGAGCAGGCACAAATTGTACTTTATGTAGTTGACATTTCTGAAACTACCTTTGACGAAATAAAAAATGACCTTGATGATTTTTTACAACACATTCAAAACCCTGCAAAAAAATTTGTAATCGTTGCCAATAAAATTGACAAGCTGGTAAAAACTCCCAAAAAGTTCAGTCAGTTTGTAGAACTCGAAACGGTTTTCGTTTCAGCCAAACGCAAGCAAAACATCAGTTTAATCATTGACTCATTACTGAAATCCGTTGGAGAAAAACAACACACAGACCAAGCTGTAGTTTCAAACATACGCCATTATGAAGCTTTAAGCAAAACATTGGATGTTGTTACAAACATTGAAAAAGCATTAAAAGATAATCTTCCATCCGACATGCTCACATCAGATATCCGGACCGCCCTGCATTATTTAGGAGAAATCACCGGAGAGATTACCACTGAAGATATACTTGGGAATATTTTTGAGAAGTTTTGTATCGGAAAGTAA